From Impatiens glandulifera chromosome 7, dImpGla2.1, whole genome shotgun sequence:
GGaggcaggtcttcatcaaacacaaaatcggctaatctctgctccttgttggttattttgtggtccaacatatccgcaacctgttgcatgtaaggggatcgaaggtgcacaggaattcttgagatcttcctcttaggatattctttaatgttgatgcgtcccccccccatcaccttcatcttcatcttcagaagattcaacggccttagaagcctcaacctgttgctggccttcaccctgatcagttggtgcaacagactgagcttggggttcctcaacattttccttccctgcaccATGATCATTTTGTTCAAAATGATGAGATTTGGGTacctcaacctgttgcttgccttcaccatgatcacttggtgcaacagactgagctaggggttcctcaacattttccttccctgccCCCTGATCATTTGGATTTTCAGGCGGAGATTTTGGTTCATCAACCTGTTCCTTCCCCTCAACCTGATCCTCGTCTTCAACAGTGGTTGTCTGCACTTTGTGTGCCCCAACTGGTTCCTTGCATTCACcctcatgatcagttggttcaacactgGGTGAATcatctttgttgggcagaaATGAATCCTCATGTTCGTCCTGCTGAggagggggtgacttggcttgactGTGCTGAAATACAGCCTCTACATCTTCCGGTTCAGCAAGGAGTGATTCATCTAAAATGTCCTCACGTACATCCTCAACAGATGGCGGTTGAACAGGGGGTGACGGAGCCTCATTGTGCACAACGGCAACATCGAGATCATTCTGTTCTTCGTGATCTGAtggattttcttgatttgacatcactgaatcctcaaaatcattcagttcAGCCAGTGCTGGTTGATGGTCTGCATGGTCATCCACTGCAGTCCGacatgtgtaatcaacccggggactattgactttcaagcccgcacactgtaaagtgtccccaactgcatcccttgtaggatcttccacacctacatgaaccggaccatcgatcaccaccttcaagtgtttcatgaagccttcagactctctgaggttcaggaaaccggcctcaaaaaagggcttcggatcgatgttgcgtttctccaactcccctgataggtaattcagctgttgggctgtatctttaaaagtttgcaggattttggatgtcaacaactgtacattatgaaaaacatacttcattaatcttgaaaacaggatatTAAAGAACAATGAAagtcaatttattgtttccacatacctcattatcgtcttcttttacttcaaccgagtcaactggattctcgggttgtctaactgctaggcgcgcccttgccctgcccagcccaaaaccaccggcacgaccttctaagttggtaaactccaacacgctgacgtcatcccaacaggagataattggaaattttctttcgtaggggatacgttcaccttccacaaaaacaccatctaggtagcaaatctggagtaaaagAGTGGGacacatgttagaaaatattacatatctataaatcatatataagagaggcaacaatacttaccgataaaagggttataggtccatcgaaatatggatttttatctttacttgctttttcttgccaacttcttacactgtcaaccaatcgttgtagtgtaaagtggcaccagttcagttcctttatgttatcaacctccattaaggatttgagaattttgaacctgaaatgaaaaaaatacatttgtcagtattcaaaaatacaattagatatataataggtttgaatacatgtttacctggctcgtgaattttgaacaggacataaaaaactagagacaacaaagacaacgaagtctattttgaaatcgttgtctgcacttgtgttacttaatatcttggggatcatagaaagtgtttcgggagctttggagtcttccccggtccatctggtcttccaatccctcaagaaattaaaataagcagggtccttagtcttgtccaacccaacggactcgactacgttcattgaccctctagggaggttcatcacgagctgtacgagatcttcatcgatacggatctcatcaccgttggccaataccagagaactcttatccgggtcaaaacattggactacatgtttggaaaaatgagcaaggcacttggagacgcccattgtaagaagagaaccaaacccgatttccttaacggcttccctctgttctacgctcaattgaggaatgagttgagcgaggccatgaggtgatgatctggttagaaatgtcGGTTTACGTTTCTTGCGGGTTTTGGTTTGTCGGGGAGATGggggaaactcttcatcgaatggggtagtagacggagaaatattagtggtttctgggggtggttctggtaactcttcatcgactgttggagtggaggtaggaataacatttgttttttttttagggggaaaaggtggtggtaaaatatcatcagtacctgcagcaacatcagtagcttcgacagcaactgtggaaactgattcagcagtcgatgaagacttagtattcgtcttcggatttctcttcctcttcctttcataggTCCTACAAGTCATTaattttggtgggatagcataaatcagtattatacgaaataaattgaataaacatgtgtaaaattagtataaacacaataagatcaacatacctctctggtttagtgctgggattgacgttggatgccaGAGTCggtgcagtttcgttttcgtttatgctcctacaaacttgcaagacgacctctcgggagtcgatgggatgatccacttccatgttgttgccttggttaccCAACATGTTCAGAAGATatccttgtagtataaacgaaatatctagggtttcgacgttcagtgtttggattatcgccgggagatagagagagaagaatatgaacagttgcttatgagaatgaaattgagggagagtgggcttgtagcgggaaattgaaattatatcaactagtcctggaagcgaataaatgttcgttcgatatcgtaaattcataaaaaaatattaaaaataaatgcaaaGTAAAAACTATtcattgaagcgaagatttattcgcggaatgtaaatgcacgggtaagtgaatttacatgacaggcaagttggcttctcatgggaggggaggtggttttacatgaacgtgaggctaaaattatttgaaaataagaaatcttcgctttcaatgGTCAactcgaaaaaaaaaattcaagcgaatatttggtcgtcTACTGAttgtcaatttaatttaattacattaacatttattaataaacggaaaaaaataaaaaaaattaaatagccaaggaattgaagcgaagatttgttcggttgctgcatgtcatcttcaattaattgaattaatatttaataaatggaaatataaattcaatgtcagtttggtctttacatagacgggtaaatgtgtttacatggtaggcaagtgGTCTTCTCAcgggtgggtatgggggttttacatgaggtttttaatagaattaattcaagcaaatatatcttcgctcatgaatGTCTAcagccaaaaaaaatgaagtaaaaaaaaaattaaaatagcccgtaattgaagcgaagatttgttcggtttctgcatgtcatcttcaattaattgaattaatagttaataaatggaaatgtgaaatccatgtcattttggtatGTACATAgtcgggtaagtgtctttacatggtatgcaggcggtcttctcacgggtgggttgggggttttacatgaggtttttattagaattaattcaagcaaatatatcttcgctcatgaaggtctccagccaaaaaaaattaaatacaataattaaataaaaattccaagaaaaaaaatgaatgaatttattgaagcgaatattatatcgctgtctgtgttttttaataaattaaattaatatttaataaacgtaaatataatatccctgtcattttggtctttacatagacgtgtaagtgtattttcatgaacggcagacggtcttctcatgggtgggtatggggggtttacatgagggtaattgcaacgggcgtgtagatcttcgctcccatcgcatctcacccttccctgGGACACATTGcccggagcgaagatatcttatttgggtatcatatgaatattatattatttcctggcgttaacgggcgcttccgttaacggcgtctcgtgtgaacccgggcctaaacccggcttccggattctccctccctccttctcctgcccagattgatttattattaaattaataatgctgcaatctgattggtccgccacaggggaacacggcaatcggtagcagaagatctgaactgctaATTTACATACattaaatcaaactaatataataataatattaagattatgcaatattatatattgtcataatatatcttacaaatattaatataatcactCTTCAAATTTAAGATGATgggaaatatttatattgatttgaatttgttttacCTTTTGTActctatataataattatttttttatgtatgatTGATTTATGAACTATACAGAACTAACATAGATTATTAAATGCAGCTAAGAacataatataagaaaattctaattatattttataagacgtgaaaataattctaatcattttatattttctgcCCATAATTAAGTGACTCCATGTTCCCACAATTGACAATGAATTTTCTCTAAAATTGTTTAGGCCAttttaaatccaaaattaaTGAGTTAAACCAAACATGCAtggttaaaaaattatgttgtattataatattatttttaataaaaattaataaaaaaaattataataaatattattttaatattttacatttattatttatatatatatatattaatatttagaaaaacatattataaaatttaatattatttatattttaagtttattaaataaattaaaaatgttattcctttttatttaaatataaatatatttgttttattttatttatcaggGCAAGTggattattcatttattcttttttttattaataattatttatcaattaaatattcaaaattagaatttaatatttttcaaaatcaaaatattataaattattaacatttagtttttaaataatatttttttataaaaatataataattattaattagatttaaaataaaaataaataaaaatatgttaaattattttttagtttttttaatatcataaaattattagttaaaaatatttatttaacattattgaaaaaaattattataaataaatgatatgtgtaaaaacaaatatatatatatatatatatatatattaattatttaataaaattttcaaatttatttattatttaaaaaagtttaacagttatttatttaagtaaaaacattattattaattaataataggattatataattttagaaaaaaggttaataaaaaaaacattttataaataatataatatttataattattttaggttTATTATGGAAGGtaatattaatagttattaaaaattattttttattattataataaacacCACATTTTAAAccctatattttataattttaaatatatttttgaccaattaacttattttttaaaagttatcatatcacaatattaaaataaataaataattttgaaaatatatgatatttatctatttgcaaaatatttaaaatctaaatatataaataaataaactatattagAAAAACatctaaaatttatattattttatttgttatctaATGGACAACTCAAAAATTTATCTTGAACTGTataataaatatctaaaatttatctttagttTATTTGTctgctaatatatatatatcatagttttgcattttttcttgcaaaaatattatataaatatttcagaaaAAATGTTGGCCTCTATGATaccattaaacatttattttttcaagaatCTCATTTGCTTATTTTCCAAAGgaaccataatttttttttttaatttaataaaattaaacaaatatgattaaattttgTGGACAGGAATGTCTCAGACATAGAATTTTAAGTGCCACACATTCATTGCTAGTAAATAGTAACACTAACACATgcttttgtttaatataaaataaatttgtaattgttgatgaatataatttaaaagtgataacgatctatctatatatttatatatatataaatgtataattattagttAGTTACTGTgataatttaagtaattaattagataCACATCTTAATAAGATGACGAGGAATcatggaaataaaaaaaatactctaaaaaaagaggagtacaattagtaataaattgaataaatataattattttagtagTATTTTATAATAGTTGATATGGTTTAGAAGGCTCATTTAGGTTCAAGaatgtaaaatcatttatttgaatttttttttattaattttttttaagaaaaatataatttaatttaataaatattgtattgtgAAGTAGTTTAGttctaattaaacaaatatcttatttaCCACATTCCAATCAATTTAATGGAGGGTAAGAACTAAGTGTATTGACAAAATATTGAGcgttaaattcaatttattttatctctattTTATTCGTATTAgtccaaattatatttattcaattaataatttaaattattatattaattaatattgattgTATTTGGATTTGATtgattatgatttaaataatttaatttaatattatttttatctaattgcttaataaatttatttattttattaatttatttattatttaaattttttattttttttatgataaacaatattttatataaaaaatacatattattaaattttagtaatacatcttattataattaattttttataatattattttatttactttggtCAAAAACTCTGATCtatggttaaatattttaattaacaatttatatgataattattgAGAAAAGTAAGGATAGTTTAagtaaaatgagaaataaaaaaatatattatattggatgaaatctaaaaaacaaattaaaaattatatttttatttggataatcttaatcaatctaaTTTGAAGTCAATCTAATCATAATAGGGACGGATATATGTAGAGGCTCGACTGGGTATAAGACTACccggaaaaaaaaaatcaatataattcacggattgtttttctaattattaaaaatttcaaattttctcgTTGTTTTTTTAAACCTACCTAACGAATTCTGGATCGGTACCTGAATTCTAAATAGTTAATccaaattagtattttatattgGATCGAATTGGATTTCGGATTAATCCGCTTAAATGCTAACTTCTCCATATAATTTCAATGAGTAATTTCCTACCTATAATTTCAAGGAATGATTTcttacttaaaaatataaattaattgataagataaaaatgtTCCCCATATTAGCTGATATGGTCTTCAATCATTAAACCCAACTTGTCTTTTCTTGAATGATCAAAAGCTCGTTACAAATTCCTTAATGCATGGTTCCAAATCCCCATCCAGAccaaattcatttgtttttgaATGGTTAGTATTATACTTCACCGTCATGACCACTTTAATAAGAGTGAGTTAATCCGTTTTAAAACGATTCTAAATGATCAGACTCTTGACCACAATTTTAAACcaaatttattgataaaaaagaatataagatCAAGACATtaatatgaatgaaaatatatatattgtttaagtaaaacaaaatataagagagacttacataaattataaaatgaaaatacctacaaaaaaaaatcgaCAAAACTAACTAGTCTAAAATCTTCTAAAGTGGGCGATATAAGATCCAAAGTTGAGGCACAAAAACGAACTTGATGATCCTCAAATAAAGTAAGAAACATTGTATTGTGAAGGAGTCTAACTAAGTGATATCTAGTCAAAAAGataatcaatattaattaatataatgtattatttcTTAAGACGGTGTCTCAATAATTGTGTCATGCATgccaccatatatatatatatatatatcagtcTATAGATTAATTAACCTTGATTTCTAATTTTACATTGGATTTGATCAAATGTACAGAGttctattcaaattaaaaattatgagatagATTTGAAGAGTTAAGAAGATTGAAATGTTTATTgccttttatttctttaaacaTTGTAAATCATTCTATAGATGAAGGTCTAgtcttattttgtttgaaaatcaaaattattcgACCACATATTAAATTAACACACAACtgtaaaaacatatatatgcAAATTGCAACCACAAATAAAGAATCTCACAATATTGTCTATCTAGGTATATATTTGTTGTAGTGTAACTTTATtgcaaataataaatgaatatgtTTTCTACTTATTCACTATAGAAAATTGTAACACCTAATATTGGAGCAACTTCTAAACACGgagcttaaaaaaataagtataatttattttcctaaatTATCCAATATTGAAAAATGAGAAtcgtttaaataataataaaataaaatgtaacaaaaaaatataaaaaataaaattcataaaaacaaaTAGTTCAACATCGAAGGTATTAAAAATGTGACGAGCTTCTTAAACCGACTCAACGGGTTCtcataatgaattttaaaaagtatttaaaaataacattatgaattatACGTATAACTAGATCTAATATGATCACTGAAATTATGTCGACATAAATAGTTTTAAGCTTGAGCAACACCAACTCCAACTGGATCACAATAATATTTCGAAGGATACCACACATATAACTGTCCGGCTGATGagaatataaaaatgtttaagacgtagattttaactttaataaGACATATCCcacgataaattaataatcatattgtGAAAaccatttctttaaaaaaaaatataataagcaTCTTATAATAGGTAAAATACTTCCATACCACCCCTAAGTTGTAACAAGCATCTTATGTATGCATTTTTCTACCGCATTAACTAATAAGTAAAATTTACTAACTATTAGCCTGGTAagtaattaaacatatatatttatatatatatatatatatatatatatatatatatatatatatatatatatatatatatatatatatatatatattttgaatgatcTAGAGTGAAAACTCGTAAATCACACTTACTagtttttagtttatatatgatatatataaatagttaggctagaaaatatttcttaaaataattcaaagtcaTTCACAAATTAATAAGTGatttctaaatattttcaagaaaaaacaagaaaaataaaaatctaatggAGACAGGACATCATGCAAATGTACTTATTGTAAATATAAAGTATCAATGTCGGCACCGTATCGGGTATCGTGGCCCATTAACTGCTTATTAGTTTTATTGATAGCGAAAACATATAAACATTCAAAGGATTGTTTGGTTTTAAatttcaacaatatatatatatatatatgaatgaatttgtgTTACTTTCAAATATAACTTGACTATATTATAGGAAATTACCTACGTCAGATATAAAATTGTGAAGAATGGTGAGAATTAAAGTAAaggatttgttttttaaaattatatatagataatagaAGTTGAAGCATTATTAATGGCTGTGATTGTCTTGTTTCATTGGAATTGGTGGTATAACACATTATTATTACTATGTCAATGAGTCTTAAGTACATTTAGccaatttaaattagaaataattaataaaaaaaattaaacatttaaaattttaaaaaaatatatatatatgtaagtgAGAGCACATAATGACGTaacaaatattcataaaaaatataagcaattttttcattttatttcaaattcaaattttgagaTAAAAGTCTTTTTCAAATAGTTCAAAAGAAATAGTTTTCAAATGGGccaattattttctttttagaaaTAGGCCCCAAAACTCTAACAACAGTTGCTTTTATCCAGttgttaactttttattttactttcttttctcttaaaatatatgtataatttttttaattaataaaccaATTTATAATCTCTTTTAACACTAAAAAGATCCAAATATAATGTCATGGAttgagtaaaaaaataaaagactaaACTTGCAACATGAATTTTATCTGGAAACAACccaaataataatgtttatgtTCCCCTCTAAAATAAactttacaataatatatataacactaaTATCAGATCCTCagttaaacttaataattatcACCATCATAAGATTTAATCTTTCATACCATTATgcataattaaatttgtaaataaatatatatatatatatatatatatatagacaaaaGGAAATGAATGTCTTCTTCATTCATCAGATGTGGTATTACCAACCCAATACTGTTTGTAAGCCACCATTATCTTTTCGGGGACCATTGGTCCATCCTCGTGATCAATTAGTTTCATCTCCCATCTCATTCCTTCCGCTATTTTCTTCGCCTTGTTTAGAACATCCACTTCGTCTCGAAATATGACAGTACCCTCTGGCCGCAGGATTCGATCCATCTCTAACAGTATGTCTTCCAATTCGCATCTGTTATTCACCACATCAAATTTTGCCATTTCAGAATATTGTGACAATGATTTCAAtgatataatttaagaaaagagAGGGGCTTTTACCTGTTTTGATATAAGCTGAACAAGCCATTTGCATGAATAAGATCATATGTTCTAGGATACGTCGAGAATCCTTCGCACCTGcaaatcaaagaaaaatccAACAACCGAGTAAGGTTCTGAATGATAACAGCACAAGAACAAACATTCTATTGTTGCATTTGTTATAAATCATTCAATTATAACAGCatactataattatttatttgatttgtttgtaATCAGTCATACATTGGCTGAAATATTTTCCATTAGTAAAACACACCCTTAAATCACTGCAAAAACTTATTTTCCTGTTAAGGGATTCAAGCATATTTAGACCGGGTTGGTTTTTTCCTGGAAGAGGCTAGCACAGCAACTCACCGCCGTGACCCCAACTTCAATCAAGGTGTTTTTAAGTGAGAATTCCTTAGTTCATACTTTAGGAGGAAGAACTATTCAATTTAAGCATGCATAAACAAAGAATAACATATACGAATAGATTGAGGAAGGATTTTGTTCGAGTACCAGTCATGATATATGCCCATGAGACCTCTCTCGTAAATAACGCCTAAGGTGTTCTGAGCAATAGTTGGCACAACATTCATCACCCATAGTTTTGGAGAATCAAGGGCAGCTGCAAAACCACCAAGGCCAGCATTCATGTCCATAATGTTTCGGTATCTTGTACCTCCAAGCAACCTATTAATCCTTTTGTACTCTTTTACATGTTTCTTCCATACTTTATTGTCCTCTTCGTAAGATTCAACAGATATTCCTTTAACCAATCCTTTTGTTATTCGCGGTGGAACAGCATACAATCTATCTGGAAATTTCTTCAATTCACCTCCAGCTACTTCCTTACCATCCACAACTTTGGGCAAGGGAGTTATGCATGATTCCATTTTCTTGTACCTACCATATTTACCGAGAAAAtgttttaagatatttttcttACAATTTATTGAATGCTCAAAGAAAAATAACTCACCAAACATCATCGGCGTCCCTGGCTTCACAAATGGTTGCAGACTTCCTTCTGCAGGATTTTGCGTTTATCTTTTTCCTCCAAATCGCAATATCTCCTTTTTCATACTTCTTCTCCCAGCAAAGAAGCTCAGCCAACTCTTCAATTTTATCTTGTTCTGCCTTACACTCCTCCTTTGTTCGTTTCCACGTCTTATAATAGGTCTTCCAATTAATTGGCGGGCCAGACAAGACCCAGTATCCACCAGGTCTGAGCACTCGATCAACTTCCATTAGATACGTTCCTTCTGCATAGTAAAGATTGTCTTCTTTTAGTAAATTTCTATACAGTTTATctataaaacaaaacaatttgCGAATAGAACAAAGAGTTTAGTTCTTTGTCTATCTTTAAATCCCAAAAGTTATATCCTCAGATTATTTCTAATCAGCCTATGCTCCCTGGCTTTTGGTTATTTCTAATCAACAACTGTTCAGAAAGATAACAAAAATCCATGACATtctaaatatatgatatataccATTTGAGGCCCACGGAATTAGGCATCTAGAACATTGAGCCATATCGAATGCTCTTGCCGGATAGGGAAGTTGTATGGATCCCAAAACGGAAATAATAGCTGGCACACCCCGCTCTAGAGCAAACTGAACCTGCGCTTCATGGTTATCTTTAGGTGCAAATGACATTGTCAACACATTTCTCTTCAACATATATGCCCCCCAGCTCGCAACCTGTagaaaatgaaattagtttttggaaaataaagtgAATTGTGTAAAGAAggtaagaagaaaaaaataaacatactCCGCAACCAGTGTCCAGTGCAGTTCTTATAGCGCCACTTTTGATGGGAATAACCGACGCTAATTCATCGATATACGCATCTGCACCTTGAGGAAACATTGTTCCTCCACCTGGAAATTTAAACACATTACCCTGAAACTGAACCCAGTTCTGGACAGCCTTCTCAACTGTCAAACTTTTGTAAGGAACATTAGCATAATAAACATAATCTCGACTTTTTGGCCACGTAAATGGGGTTGTGTATC
This genomic window contains:
- the LOC124944564 gene encoding probable methyltransferase PMT14, producing MGSKNNLLNNRGRSPLSIFVVLALCCFFYLLGAWQNGGFGKQDKMAFQIPKSSDCNIIPKALDFEPHHKILHISESAEPKAKIFKPCDSKYADYTPCQEQDRAMTFPRENMIYRERHCPPNSEKLKCLIPAPKGYTTPFTWPKSRDYVYYANVPYKSLTVEKAVQNWVQFQGNVFKFPGGGTMFPQGADAYIDELASVIPIKSGAIRTALDTGCGVASWGAYMLKRNVLTMSFAPKDNHEAQVQFALERGVPAIISVLGSIQLPYPARAFDMAQCSRCLIPWASNEGTYLMEVDRVLRPGGYWVLSGPPINWKTYYKTWKRTKEECKAEQDKIEELAELLCWEKKYEKGDIAIWRKKINAKSCRRKSATICEARDADDVWYKKMESCITPLPKVVDGKEVAGGELKKFPDRLYAVPPRITKGLVKGISVESYEEDNKVWKKHVKEYKRINRLLGGTRYRNIMDMNAGLGGFAAALDSPKLWVMNVVPTIAQNTLGVIYERGLMGIYHDWCEGFSTYPRTYDLIHANGLFSLYQNRCELEDILLEMDRILRPEGTVIFRDEVDVLNKAKKIAEGMRWEMKLIDHEDGPMVPEKIMVAYKQYWVGNTTSDE